In Trichoderma asperellum chromosome 1, complete sequence, a single window of DNA contains:
- a CDS encoding uncharacterized protein (TransMembrane:1 (n7-14c32/33o56-77i)) — MEQMRPFLPPFSLFASASSISHIMLTPRMTASLPTAYRVYPLHDHKKRVARFSCLSLLNTSVLIHFFIFFLSPCNWVSFNLDMRKMADSHYLHTLQVENSKFSSRAPSRGSVTGGDIPPYPVRRRKPVGVES, encoded by the exons ATGGAGCAGATGAGGCCATTTCTCCCCCCGTTCTCTCTTttcgcctctgcctcttccatctcg CACATTATGCTTACACCGCGAATGACTGCGTCTCTCCCCACTGCGTACAGAGTATACCCATTACATGATCACAAGAAGCGAGTGGCTCGCTTTTCTTGCCTCAGCTTGTTGAACACGTCTGTTCTCATCcactttttcatcttctttctatCCCCTTGTAATTGGGTTTCCTTTAATTTAGACATGCGGAAAATGGCCGATTCCCATTATCTCCACACTTTGCAAGTCGAGAATTCAAAGTTTAGCAGTAGAGCCCCATCTCGTGGCTCGGTTACTGGTGGCGATATCCC ACCGTACCCAGTGCGTCGCCGCAAGCCAGTTGGCGTCGAGTCGTGA
- a CDS encoding uncharacterized protein (EggNog:ENOG41~BUSCO:EOG092D35K7) translates to MYRPRKNAGPANRLEISSSPEPQQPTSSPTRGDAQANVQATSQPIFRPVRRNTRPGLISISGAHAAQPTSRPAKSVAPPTLSSISTAQAAQPTFRPARSIAQPELSSIPSVQAAQPTFRQPRTVPQPSLSSIPTAQAAQPTFRSIRSAAPSTLSSTTATHTPQHPIPHSYRSVGVQVNLPPPPAPTPAPLPAARESRPAVTATPRRAPFRPVKKSTTLGHTPDTAINIPEGTIATPDTATNAPATAPIHEFICLYSHDLRRKQKRWQDGTLRFHTFNQKFMVYDENGVYVGEGHWQGDVDDFQEGLEIKLDRPMACLQVMECTGTKEQDLSQVLGKRVREVEERRAARAPARRNREIAAPVEIAPDEAPATVIPLTPPRNMGGASTAASHPPAPRNMGAAGASTAAIHLMPLKNMGAWSKHAEDLLGRGRPIRR, encoded by the coding sequence ATGTATCGCCCGAGAAAAAACGCTGGCCCGGCTAATCGCTTGGAGATATCTTCGTCTCCAGAACCTCAGCAACCTACCTCATCACCCACTAGAGGTGATGCTCAAGCGAATGTCCAGGCTACTTCACAACCTATATTTCGCCCCGTCAGACGCAACACACGGCCGGGCTTGATTTCTATATCAGGTGCTCATGCTGCTCAGCCCACCAGTCGACCGGCTAAAAGCGTTGCACCACCTACTTTATCTTCTATATCAACTGCTCAAGCTGCCCAGCCTACCTTTCGCCCTGCGAGGAGCATCGCCCAGCCTGAACTATCTTCAATACCGTCTGTTCAAGCTGCTCAGCCTACCTTTCGCCAACCTAGGACCGTCCCACAGCCTAGTCTCTCTTCTATACCCACAGCTCAAGCTGCCCAGCCTACGTTTCGCTCAATTAGAAGCGCTGCACCATCTACTTTATCATCTACGACAGCCACTCACACTCCTCAGCATCCTATACCTCACTCATACAGAAGTGTTGGAGTACAGGTTAATTTGccccctcctccagcccCAACTCCAGCCCCTCTGCCAGCGGCGAGAGAAAGCAGACCGGCCGTTACAGCAACGCCTCGACGTGCTCCATTTCGTCCTGTGAAAAAAAGCACTACATTGGGGCATACCCCTGATACAGCGATAAACATACCCGAAGGAACAATAGCTACGCCTGATACGGCGACGAATGCGCCTGCAACTGCCCCTATCCACGAGTTCATCTGCCTTTACAGCCACGATCTCCGCCGCAAGCAAAAGAGGTGGCAAGATGGCACCCTGAGATTTCATACATTTAACCAGAAATTCATGGTATATGATGAAAATGGGGTCTACGTCGGCGAGGGACACTGGCAGGGAGATGTAGACGACTTCCAGGAGGGTCTCGAGATCAAGCTAGATCGACCCATGGCATGTCTCCAAGTTATGGAGTGCACAGGGACAAAGGAGCAAGACCTTTCGCAGGTCTTGGGCAAGCGTGTACGGGAGGTTGAGGAGAGGCGGGCTGCAAGGGCCCCGGCGAGGAGGAATAGGGAGATTGCAGCGCCAGTAGAGATTGCACCAGATGAGGCACCTGCTACTGTGATCCCTCTAACGCCTCCTAGGAATATGGGAGGTGCCTCTACTGCTGCAAGTCATCCACCGGCTCCTAGGAATATGGGAGCTGCAGGTGCCTCTACCGCTGCAATACATCTGATGCCTCTTAAGAATATGGGAGCTTGGAGTAAACATGCGGAGGATTTGCTTGGAAGGGGCCGGCCGATACGTAGATAG
- a CDS encoding uncharacterized protein (EggNog:ENOG41): MGSLENWSSDEGDGPRDKTPRSHRPSHQSSRRSMNRSVSILSNLSEMSASVTFGSQWYRNDSDRYGHRSSDHRAPRTRTPYRDIDDDWSDEPYDERDRSEGASGSDNDDSKQKVKRRQSTNVDVDAGAGSSSSASTGSRPIAIPRSRQNSVASAITIPEALSARGERQGAYFPFHEDPKTRVRHSHPFYYDMKNQDIASPSLEDVDTGADADVDMPKPKSQYELSSSTQDDSYGFLSDDEDSEPFISASMGKYYPQVYERRQALKKGIALPALPTASSSKPSGSKSTASKSHRRRPRPRTPVIVPRLAATTTESIPPFQLESAE; the protein is encoded by the exons ATGGGAAGCTTGGAGAACTGGAGCTCCGACGAGGGCGACGGCCCCAGAGACAAAACTCCCCGGTCCCACAGACCCAGCCATCAGTCGTCGCGGCGTAGCATGAACCGCTCAGTGTCCATCTTATCCAACTTGTCCGAGATGTCGGCGTCGGTCACCTTCGGCTCTCAATGGTACCGAAACGACTCGGACAGGTATGGCCACCGGTCGTCTGACCACCGGGCGCCGAGGACGAGGACTCCCTATCGCGACATTGACGACGACTGGTCTGACGAGCCTTATGACGAGAGGGACCGCTCCGAGGGGGCCTCAGGCTCCGACAATGACGATAGCAAGCAGAAAGTCAAGCGGCGGCAATCTACGA ATGTTGATGtagatgctggtgctggatcCAGCTCTTCGGCGTCAACTGGGAGTCGCCCTATTGCCATCCCTAGGTCGAGACAAAATAGCGTTGCCTCTGCCATCACGATACCAGAAGCCCTATCTGCAAGGGGCGAACGGCAAGG TGCATATTTCCCCTTTCACGAAGATCCCAAAACTCGTGTACGACATTCTCATCCTTTCTACTACGACATGAAGAATCAGGATATTGCTTCGCCTTCGCTTGAGGATGTGGATACGGGTGCGGACGCAGATGTGGATATGCCCAAGCCCAAGTCTCAATATGAGCTGTCCAGCTCCACACAAGACGATTCATACGGGTTCCTaagcgacgatgaagacagTGAGCCTTTCATCTCTGCGTCGATGGGCAAATATTACCCACAAGTCTACGAAAGGCGCCAGGCGTTGAAGAAGGGTATTGCCCTGCCAGCTTTGCCaacagcaagcagcagcaagccctCTGGTAGCAAGTCTACAGCTTCCAAATCTCACAGGCGTCGACCAAGGCCTCGGACTCCCGTCATTGTTCCCCGACTAGCAGCGACTACCACTGAATCCATCCCGCCCTTTCAGCTAGAGTCGGCGGAGTAG